The following are from one region of the Anomaloglossus baeobatrachus isolate aAnoBae1 chromosome 1, aAnoBae1.hap1, whole genome shotgun sequence genome:
- the LIPG gene encoding endothelial lipase has product MMRTLFYKLMWMCLVLAGPLVEASVLAEEGLLKEDTIADLLKEADEDLVPKKSEIQFNSHFSANPDEGCYLDPENDDCLQKCGYNSSSKTFIVIHGWTMSGLFESWLHKLVGALQQREQHANIIVVDWMSLAHQLYPDAVNHTKLVGKETAVLIDWLQEKGNMSLQNVHLIGYSLGAHVAGFAGNYVSGTLGRITGLDPAGPMFEDVEAHKRLSPDDAEFVDVLHTYTREALGVSIGIKMPIGHIDIYPNGGDYQPGCGLTDVLGALAYGNIGDAVKCEHERSVHLFVDSLINKDKESFAFQCTDSDRFKKGICLSCRKNRCNAIGYNAKRSTSKRNSKMYLKTRAQMPYKVYHYQLKMHIFNYMKEEETSEPTFSIILAGTMNDSIPLALTVPEQIGYNFTNTFLVYSEDDVGDLLTIKLKWEGTKQSWFSIWNSNYWFQSKSHKKELHIRRIRVKSGETQQKFTFCLKDIQESRISPGGELVFEKCKDGWEVKSRKRVNL; this is encoded by the exons ATGATGAGGACCCTTTTCTATAAGTTAATGTGGATGTGCCTGGTGCTGGCAGGGCCACTGGTAGAGGCATCTGTGCTGGCAGAGGAAGGGTTACTGAAAG AAGACACAATTGCTGATTTATTGAAAGAAGCTGATGAAGACTTGGTGCCCAAGAAATCCGAGATACAGTTCAATTCTCATTTCTCTGCCAATCCTGATGAGGGTTGTTACCTGGACCCAGAAAACGACGACTGTCTGCAGAAGTGTGGCTACAACTCGTCATCCAAGACCTTCATTGTCATTCATGGGTGGACG ATGTCCGGACTGTTTGAGAGCTGGTTACATAAGCTGGTGGGCGCCCTGCAGCAGAGGGAGCAGCACGCCAACATCATAGTGGTGGACTGGATGTCGCTGGCTCATCAACTCTACCCTGATGCTGTCAACCACACCAAGCTGGTGGGGAAGGAGACTGCTGTCCTGATAGACTGGCTACAG GAGAAAGGAAACATGTCCCTTCAGAACGTCCATCTGATCGGTTACAGCCTCGGTGCACACGTTGCAGGCTTTGCTGGCAATTATGTCTCTGGGACACTTGGGCGCATTACAG GGTTGGATCCAGCAGGACCAATGTTTGAAGATGTAGAAGCTCATAAACGTCTCTCGCCAGATGATGCTGAATTTGTGGATGTTCTTCACACGTACACCAGGGAGGCGTTGGGGGTCAGCATTGGTATCAAGATGCCCATTGGACATATTGACATCTATCCCAATGGTGGCGATTATCAGCCTGGTTGTGGCTTGACAGATGTTCTTGGGGCACTAGCCTATGGAA ATATTGGCGATGCTGTAAAGTGTGAACACGAGCGTTCTGTGCACCTGTTCGTGGATTCTCTCATTAATAAAGACAAGGAGAGCTTTGCCTTCCAATGCACGGACTCCGACCGCTTCAAGAAAGGAATCTGCCTGAGCTGTCGAAAGAACAGATGTAATGCCATTGGTTATAATGCAAAGAGGAGCACAAGCAAAAGAAACAGCAAAATGTACCTAAAGACCCGAGCACAGATGCCATACAAAG TTTATCACTATCAGCTCAAAATGCACATTTTCAACTACATGAAGGAAGAGGAGACTTCTGAACCCACTTTCTCAATTATCTTGGCTGGAACTATGAATGATTCCATCCCTCTGGCCTTAACTGT ACCTGAGCAAATCGGATACAATTTCACCAACACTTTCCTGGTATACAGTGAAGATGATGTGGGTGATCTTCTGACCATTAAGCTGAAATGGGAAGGGACCAAACAATCCTGGTTCAGTATTTGGAACTCCAATTACTGGTTTCAGTCCAAAAGCCACAAAAAAGAATTGCACATCCGTCGTATCCGGGTGAAGTCTGGCGAAACCCAGCAGAA atttaCATTCTGTCTGAAGGATATTCAGGAAAGCCGTATATCTCCTGGGGGTGAACTGGTGTTCGAAAAATGTAAAGATGGCTGGGAAGTGAAAAGCCGGAAACG GGTGAATTTATAA